A segment of the Nitrospina gracilis 3/211 genome:
ATCAATAATTTCAATATTTTATGCTTATCTCAGCCGATCTATTTTTAAGCCCTATTGGCGTATTTTAAAATCACTCCGGTTCTTAATTTTATTAGAATTGAAATTTACGGTTTTTCGCATTCTTTCCATTGGTCCTTTCCGGTTTGTGTTGAAAATATAAATGACCATTGCAATCTCAACTACTTCAATTGAATGAAATTTGTTCCGGAACCATATCCCCGGAGCCGGGGCACCCGTTGGATCAATCAGGCAATTTTTTGGAAATAAAAAGTAAAAACAAGGAGGGAGCTGGGGATGGATGAGGAATTGCTTTTACTAGGGAGTTCCCCTTTTTTCAATACCTTGAATTACAACCCGACCCACCATGCGCCCCGCCACATTGGGCGCCTGGGTGCGTAAATATTCTTTTATTTTCAGAACCGCATCGCGGTCGTCCAATGCTTTCACAAACATGCTGAAATCATCTTCTGTTTGGGTGTCATCAACCACAATCACCCCACGGATTTTGAAAAAGTGTTCTTTCATCTCAAAAAGAAAAAGGGTTGGTTTTTGGGGAACTGTAAATGTGGTACCAGATTATGACTTCTTTGCCAAGGAATGATTGATTCGAGAGAGGGGGAAGAGTCCGACCAAGAGGGAAGGAAGGGTAAGATGTTTCGCTTTCCATGCACGGATCGGAAAGGTTCGCCCGGGTCAAAAGCGATTCCTTTCACCACGAAAACAAATAACCCCCTTCACTCTTTAGCCGACTGTAAACCCTAAGGGAGGATGGGTTGTAAAAACTCCCGGAAGCCCGGGGGAACGGGACTTCCGGGAGCGCTTCCAGTCTTGAAAAAGGAATGCCCTTCGGTCAGTACTTCAGGGTATTCCAGGCCGTAATGGCTTTCTGGCCATTGCGTTCCTTGTTGGCACCGTTCCAGATAGCGATAGACATCGGCGTGCTGTTGCCGTTGAACTGAACGTCATTGGCGTCTTCAGTCTTCAAAGGTCGTTTGAAAACCACGGCCCAACGATCGTTGTTCCAGTTGCCTTCACCGTCCACGTCCTGGTTGGCCTGCGTGGTCAGCGTGCTGAAACCCTCTGCGTTGAGGTCTTCAACCGGAGACCGCCGCATGGATGCGTCGGACATGATGTTGTGGGTAGCCCGGCCCGGGTTGTAAACACCTTCATTTTTACCCATGCCCAGATCCACATAGGTGGAGCGTTTAACGATATCCCCAGCACCACCGGTATGGACACCTTGGTTGCTGCGCTCATCCTTGCTACCGGAAATACCTGGCTTCAAGGCACCTTTCAGCGCCAGGTTTCCATCCGGCTCGTACATGTAATAGCCGCCGGCACCCAAAGCCATGTCAGAGTAGTAATCCTCCAGGTCCTGCATGCCTTCGTTTCCGGCCCGGCCAGCGCCTTCTTTGTTCCAGGTCGCTTTCCATTGCCAGATGTTGACACGCTCGCCTTCGGAACCCATGGTGAAAGGAGGCTCACTACCTGCCTTTACCGGGAACATCAGCGCGGCCTGGTCCTTGTAATGCTGGGACCGGACCATGATGTCGTCGCGGACACCATCATTCCATTCCAGGCGAATTGCGATTTCCTTGTCATTGCGTGCCGCCTTGACATTCACCCACTTCGTAGCCGGGTTCGGCCACATCGGGTTGGTGATCATTTGCGGATCCAAATCGATCACCACTCCCTTTTCTTTCGTGGGGCCATAAGCAGACCAGAAAGGATCGGTCGGGTCGATCGGAATGTTACCCTTGCCTACATTCAGGGCTTCGATGGTTGCCGCAGAAGACACCATCGCACCACCCAGAACGAATGCGGCAATCGANNNNNNNNNNNNNNNNNNNNNNNNNNNNNNNNNNNNNNNNNNNNNNNNNNNNNNNNNNNNNNNNNNNNNNNNNNNNNNNNNNNNNNNNNNNNNNNNNNNNCGTACTGACCTGCCAGGTACATCTCGGCGAAGCGGTCTTTCAACGGAGACTCCGGGGTGTAACCGGTACGAGCCGGTTCCCACAGTCCCTTACCATGCATACCACCGTCTTCCGCCTTGGAGAACTTAACCAGCGTCTCTTTCGGCGTAGCGTTGATGGCATGGTTGTCTGCCTCGTACCCGTGTACGAACTTCATCTTGGTTTTGGACTTATGGAACAGACTGTCCGTCTGATGCATCGGCATCAACCAAGACCGGGTGATCGACTGCTGACCGCCGTACCGGAAGTTGGACTGGTACGGAGTGGTCATCGACAACGCGCGTCCGTCCGGGCGCTCTTCGTGCGCTTTAACCGAGCGCTCCGTGCTCTGCCATGCTGAATGCTTCATCATGGAAGTGTGGTACGGATACGCCGGGTTGTACTTCGCACGGAGCATCAGGCGGGCAACCTTGTAGCGCGGATCCGACGGCTTCCAGCCCATGTACGGGCGGTCGGCCGGGTTCGCGTCTACATACACGTAGTCGCCGTCGTTGATACCCAGGTCCTTACACAGGAACGGGTTCATGTGAACCTGCCACTCACCAACACCCGGAGACCGCTTATCCATGCGGTAAGGATCGCCGAAGTTGTTGTTCCAGATCATGTTCCAGTCAGTCGTCGCCCAGGACGAATGAGCCGTATGTCTGGATTTCGGAGTGACGCAGTAGAACCGGTACCCCTTCTCCCACAAGAAGTTCTTGGTCGTACGTACGGAAGACCACGGCTTCTTGATGTTACGAACGTGACGCAGATCCGGATCCTGCTCGTCTTCCGGAATCCCGTAATCGTCCGGGCGGATGTAGGGGTTGGTGGATACGATGACGTTCGGCAGGTAAGGAGTCGCCTCAGGACCTTCCCTGTGAACGATGAAGTTTTCACCATACTCGATCGCTTCCGGCTCGTCGTTGTAGAACTGGATGCGGCCGTGCGCGGTGTAGAAGGGTTTGGACTCCGTGTACATTTCCCAGAACGGAGACCGCGGGTAGGTGCGGTACAGCAACAGACAACAACCCGGCTCACCATACTTGCCGTTGATGATGTCGTCGATGTTGTAACCCATACCCGAAGTCGAGGTGGTGAACAACCGGCGGATCTGAGCTTTCGTCCGGTTCGGAGCTTCACCCTCGTATACCTTCATGTAATCCGCAAAGCGTTTGTCACCGGTGATCTGGGACAGGCGTTTTGCGAACTCGCGGTGGATCAGGTTGTCATCGATCGTGTCGAATA
Coding sequences within it:
- a CDS encoding ethylbenzene dehydrogenase-related protein: MAAFVLGGAMVSSAATIEALNVGKGNIPIDPTDPFWSAYGPTKEKGVVIDLDPQMITNPMWPNPATKWVNVKAARNDKEIAIRLEWNDGVRDDIMVRSQHYKDQAALMFPVKAGSEPPFTMGSEGERVNIWQWKATWNKEGAGRAGNEGMQDLEDYYSDMALGAGGYYMYEPDGNLALKGALKPGISGSKDERSNQGVHTGGAGDIVKRSTYVDLGMGKNEGVYNPGRATHNIMSDASMRRSPVEDLNAEGFSTLTTQANQDVDGEGNWNNDRWAVVFKRPLKTEDANDVQFNGNSTPMSIAIWNGANKERNGQKAITAWNTLKY